In one bacterium genomic region, the following are encoded:
- a CDS encoding DUF6580 family putative transport protein has translation MRSRSARQQPVWLGTLPYALVAAATVLRLAPHAPNFQPFGALALFAGAILPRPWTFVVPLGALALSDAVLGFYGIGMLWVYGSYALIAALGGLALRRRSPITVAAMALAASVLFYVVTNFGEWTGPLYPHTAAGLIASFAAAVPFFRNTVLSDLAYSLALFGIYDAARRTEQRRAEAPQRTT, from the coding sequence ATGAGATCGAGGTCCGCACGTCAGCAGCCCGTGTGGCTCGGCACCCTCCCGTACGCGCTCGTCGCGGCGGCGACCGTGCTCCGGCTCGCGCCCCACGCACCCAACTTTCAGCCGTTCGGGGCGCTTGCCCTCTTCGCCGGGGCGATTCTGCCGCGCCCGTGGACGTTCGTCGTGCCGCTCGGGGCGCTCGCGCTGTCCGACGCCGTGCTGGGCTTCTACGGCATCGGTATGCTCTGGGTCTACGGAAGTTACGCGCTGATCGCCGCCCTGGGCGGCCTCGCCCTGCGCCGCCGCTCGCCCATCACCGTCGCCGCGATGGCGCTCGCCGCATCGGTCCTGTTTTACGTCGTCACCAATTTCGGCGAATGGACCGGCCCGCTGTATCCGCACACCGCCGCGGGGCTGATCGCGTCGTTTGCCGCGGCCGTCCCGTTCTTCCGCAACACGGTGCTGAGCGATCTCGCCTATTCGCTTGCGCTGTTCGGCATTTACGACGCCGCCCGCCGGACCGAACAGCGCCGGGCCGAGGCGCCTCAGCGCACGACGTAA
- a CDS encoding energy transducer TonB, with amino-acid sequence MAPSRAAGAASGPPVPPAASATLPPVMTPPRVVATPGLVYPGDAFQLTVRRQDLGAAAVVDGREGTVTLRALILSAGDVRSVEVAVSSGSSALDRAAADAVRRWRFAPATRDGVAIDAYVTLRIRYVVR; translated from the coding sequence GTGGCGCCATCTCGGGCGGCCGGCGCCGCGTCCGGTCCCCCGGTGCCGCCCGCCGCGTCTGCCACGTTGCCGCCCGTCATGACGCCGCCCCGGGTCGTCGCGACGCCGGGATTGGTCTATCCGGGCGATGCGTTCCAGCTGACCGTCCGGCGCCAGGATCTCGGCGCCGCGGCCGTCGTCGACGGCCGCGAGGGGACCGTTACCCTCAGGGCGTTGATTCTGTCGGCCGGGGATGTGCGGAGCGTGGAGGTCGCCGTCTCCTCAGGGTCGAGCGCCCTCGACCGGGCCGCGGCAGACGCGGTCCGCCGCTGGCGGTTTGCGCCGGCGACCCGCGACGGCGTCGCGATCGATGCCTACGTTACGCTCAGGATTCGTTACGTCGTGCGCTGA
- a CDS encoding TonB-dependent receptor: MDLLFRAHRRGRRPNPRRWWCALGYGFLFLVLSPQPRLSVWAQSAPPSSTPPTFELPEVEVAGRRPQLPATTPASISIITAEEIAAMGALTVADALRVLPEVRVRTSGGPGGLTTMSIRGSSSTQTLVLLDGVPLNRPDQASVDLSTLPIQQVDHIEVLRGPFSAIYGSATIGGVVNIVTRSEARSSASARAGSYGETSNVLSIGGRSGTATYLVQGIQTGSTGFAPDTDYSNSTVMGKLRWATGGDGSLTITADRLYHLTGTPGPLPFQDVLSRLWEGRTLLDATWRRGRADGPGALLRVYHVYDDLNFLSPGLAFQSDDIADFWGAQAQAVFDAGGGSLLTLGADYENETIFHTDNTGVVFPNQGSDLGLYVQYDWRAAPAMLVSLGARQDTFTLLGNQPNNYATQINPRGGVVVVLNDRLLFRAAAGRTYRAPTFDELAPGLFGNPNLQAETAWSYDAGLEYALASGLTLQVGGFYKDATNLITSAPPLFIPVNVGHAIVSGGSVELLGRVSPRWFVRANYTAQRARDAATDLDLIYVPRTTGNLEIVYRVKPGATVGLTVGYAGDMFADAANTTVLPGYWLTSLIVTWPLPGGFRAQAGVANAFDVRYQDTQGFPEPGRRVFVMLDKSF, from the coding sequence ATGGATCTCCTGTTCCGCGCACACCGCCGCGGCCGGCGCCCCAACCCGCGGCGTTGGTGGTGTGCCCTCGGATACGGCTTCCTGTTCCTGGTGCTGTCTCCGCAGCCGCGTCTCTCCGTCTGGGCCCAGTCCGCTCCGCCTTCGTCCACGCCGCCGACCTTCGAGCTGCCGGAGGTGGAGGTCGCCGGCCGGCGCCCGCAGCTGCCCGCCACGACGCCCGCGTCGATCAGTATCATCACGGCCGAGGAGATCGCGGCGATGGGCGCGCTCACCGTCGCGGACGCCCTGCGCGTCCTGCCCGAGGTCCGCGTGCGGACGAGCGGCGGGCCGGGTGGGCTCACGACCATGAGCATCCGCGGCTCTTCGTCGACGCAGACACTCGTGCTGCTCGACGGCGTGCCCCTCAACCGGCCGGACCAGGCGAGCGTTGACCTGAGCACGCTGCCGATTCAGCAGGTGGACCACATCGAGGTGCTGCGCGGACCCTTCTCGGCCATCTACGGCAGCGCCACGATCGGCGGCGTCGTGAACATCGTCACGCGGTCCGAGGCGCGGTCCTCGGCCTCCGCGCGTGCCGGCTCCTACGGCGAGACCAGCAACGTGCTGTCGATCGGCGGGCGGAGCGGGACGGCGACCTACCTGGTCCAGGGGATTCAGACCGGCAGCACGGGATTCGCGCCGGACACCGATTACAGCAACTCCACCGTGATGGGCAAGCTCCGGTGGGCGACGGGCGGCGACGGCAGCCTGACGATCACTGCCGACCGGCTCTACCACCTGACCGGCACCCCGGGCCCGCTGCCGTTTCAGGACGTGCTATCGCGCCTCTGGGAGGGCCGCACTCTCCTCGACGCCACGTGGCGTCGCGGGCGCGCGGACGGCCCCGGTGCGCTGCTGCGCGTGTATCATGTCTACGACGACCTCAACTTTCTCAGCCCCGGGCTCGCGTTTCAGTCCGACGACATCGCCGACTTCTGGGGCGCCCAGGCCCAGGCGGTCTTCGACGCCGGCGGCGGCAGTCTGCTCACGCTCGGCGCGGATTACGAGAACGAGACGATCTTCCACACCGACAACACCGGCGTGGTGTTCCCCAACCAGGGGAGTGACCTCGGACTCTATGTGCAATACGATTGGCGGGCTGCGCCTGCGATGCTCGTGTCGCTCGGCGCGCGTCAAGACACCTTCACCCTGCTCGGCAACCAGCCGAACAACTATGCCACGCAGATCAATCCGCGGGGCGGCGTGGTCGTCGTCCTCAACGACCGCCTCCTGTTTCGCGCGGCCGCGGGGCGCACGTACCGCGCGCCGACGTTTGACGAACTGGCGCCCGGTCTCTTCGGGAACCCCAACCTGCAGGCGGAGACGGCGTGGTCGTACGACGCCGGCCTGGAGTACGCGCTGGCGTCGGGCCTGACGCTCCAGGTCGGGGGGTTCTACAAGGACGCGACGAACCTGATCACCTCGGCGCCGCCGCTGTTCATCCCGGTCAACGTCGGCCACGCGATCGTGTCGGGCGGCTCGGTGGAGCTCCTCGGCCGGGTCTCGCCGCGGTGGTTCGTCCGCGCCAATTACACGGCGCAGCGCGCGCGCGACGCCGCGACGGATCTCGATCTCATCTACGTCCCGCGGACCACGGGCAATCTCGAGATCGTCTACCGGGTGAAGCCAGGCGCCACGGTCGGTCTCACCGTCGGATACGCGGGGGATATGTTCGCGGACGCGGCCAATACGACGGTGCTGCCCGGGTACTGGCTCACTTCCCTGATCGTGACGTGGCCGCTCCCGGGCGGGTTTCGAGCGCAGGCCGGCGTGGCCAATGCGTTCGACGTGCGGTATCAGGATACACAGGGCTTCCCCGAACCGGGGCGGAGAGTCTTCGTGATGCTGGACAAGTCGTTCTGA
- a CDS encoding SDR family NAD(P)-dependent oxidoreductase, with translation MNGELAGQVVIVTGAGRGIGRAVGKELAGAGARLVLVARTHADLTRAAEDIGEDRATVVAGDVTDEATAAAAIARAQEWGGRLDAVVNNAGIGWSGPIHEMPLGDWRRLMDVNLTGVFLFTKAALPVMLRQGRGHIVNIASGAGRMGMAGGAAYSASKFGVIGFTEAVGLEVRNSGVKVSVVEPGSVQTTFSPGAAVRDWALRPEDVARVVRAILASGPNVWIREAFVSPLRVPRH, from the coding sequence ATGAATGGGGAACTGGCGGGGCAGGTCGTCATCGTCACCGGCGCGGGCCGCGGGATCGGCCGCGCCGTGGGGAAAGAGCTGGCCGGCGCGGGCGCGCGGCTCGTCCTCGTCGCGCGGACCCACGCGGATCTGACGCGCGCCGCCGAGGACATCGGGGAGGACCGCGCGACGGTGGTCGCGGGGGACGTGACGGACGAAGCCACCGCCGCCGCGGCGATCGCGCGCGCCCAGGAGTGGGGCGGCCGTCTCGACGCGGTCGTCAACAATGCGGGGATCGGCTGGTCCGGCCCGATCCATGAGATGCCGCTCGGCGACTGGCGCCGGCTCATGGACGTGAACCTGACGGGTGTCTTTCTCTTCACGAAAGCGGCCCTGCCGGTCATGCTCCGCCAGGGCCGGGGCCACATCGTCAACATCGCCTCCGGGGCCGGACGCATGGGCATGGCCGGCGGCGCGGCGTACTCCGCCTCCAAGTTCGGCGTGATCGGGTTCACCGAGGCGGTGGGGCTCGAGGTGCGCAACAGCGGCGTGAAAGTCAGCGTCGTCGAGCCGGGCTCCGTACAGACTACCTTTTCGCCGGGCGCGGCCGTCCGGGACTGGGCGCTGCGCCCGGAGGACGTCGCCCGCGTCGTGCGCGCGATCCTCGCGAGCGGGCCCAATGTGTGGATCCGGGAAGCATTTGTCTCGCCGCTGCGGGTGCCCAGGCACTAG
- a CDS encoding aldo/keto reductase yields the protein MPLLGRSGLEVSPLCLGGNVFGWTADEQASFKVLDAFVEAGMNFIDTADVYSRWAAGHQGGESETIVGRWMKQRRNRGAIVIGTKVGADMGAQGKGLSRAHIVRAAEASLARLQTDYIDLYQSHVDDATVPLAETLGTYADLIAEGKIRAIGASNYSAERLDEALEVSRRQGLPRYDSLQPLYNLYDRAGYETALEPICRANGIGVIGYSSLGSGFLTGKYRTDADIAKSARGQGVKRRFYNERGFAILAALDEVAKEQRSTPAAVALAWLLARPGVTAPIASATSVEQLEELIAATRVTLSPASIARLNQASA from the coding sequence ATGCCTCTGCTGGGCAGGTCCGGCCTCGAGGTTTCTCCGCTGTGCCTCGGGGGCAACGTCTTCGGTTGGACGGCGGACGAACAGGCCTCGTTCAAGGTGCTCGATGCCTTTGTCGAGGCGGGGATGAATTTCATCGATACCGCGGACGTGTACTCGAGGTGGGCGGCGGGTCACCAGGGCGGCGAGTCCGAGACCATCGTGGGTCGCTGGATGAAGCAGCGGCGGAATCGGGGCGCGATCGTCATCGGTACCAAGGTGGGCGCCGACATGGGCGCACAGGGTAAGGGCCTCTCACGCGCCCACATCGTTCGCGCGGCGGAGGCCTCGCTCGCGCGCCTCCAGACCGACTACATCGATCTGTACCAATCTCACGTCGACGACGCGACGGTCCCGCTCGCGGAGACGTTGGGCACGTACGCGGACCTGATCGCCGAGGGCAAGATCCGTGCGATCGGTGCGTCCAACTACAGCGCGGAACGGCTCGACGAGGCCCTCGAAGTCAGCCGCCGGCAGGGGCTTCCGAGGTACGATAGCCTGCAGCCGCTGTACAATCTCTACGACCGTGCGGGATACGAGACCGCCCTCGAGCCGATCTGCCGTGCCAACGGCATCGGCGTGATCGGGTATTCCTCCTTGGGCAGTGGGTTTCTCACGGGCAAATACCGGACGGACGCCGACATTGCGAAGAGCGCCCGCGGCCAGGGAGTGAAGCGCAGGTTCTACAATGAGCGCGGCTTCGCCATCCTCGCCGCGCTCGACGAGGTCGCGAAGGAGCAGCGGTCCACGCCCGCCGCGGTCGCGTTGGCGTGGCTGCTCGCCCGTCCGGGCGTGACGGCGCCGATTGCCAGCGCCACCAGCGTGGAGCAGTTGGAGGAGTTGATCGCGGCGACCCGAGTGACGCTGTCTCCGGCATCGATCGCGCGCCTCAATCAGGCGAGCGCGTAA
- a CDS encoding ABC transporter ATP-binding protein → MTRQFTVPRGGAYVAIEAASFSVAPGEFVAIVGPTGGGKSTLLNLAAGLLRPTTGTVFTFGRRVDGINRRAAYLFQQDVLLPWKTALDNVILGPLLRRQPRDEAETLARRWLARVGLAGFDNRYPHQLSGGMRKRVALAQSLIVGPEILLMDEPFSALDVQTRALMENDLLRIWQDDRKTVLFVTHDLEEAIALADRVLVLSAGPGARIIGAHPVALARPRDVTEVRLDPAFQDVYRAVWGQLRGEVLRAYADAIPSQAGGPSAAAGRAT, encoded by the coding sequence GTGACGCGGCAATTCACGGTGCCCCGCGGCGGCGCGTACGTGGCGATCGAGGCGGCCTCGTTTTCCGTCGCTCCCGGGGAATTCGTCGCCATCGTCGGACCCACGGGCGGCGGCAAGTCGACCCTGCTCAACCTGGCGGCCGGCCTGCTCCGTCCCACCACCGGGACGGTCTTCACGTTCGGCCGGCGGGTCGACGGCATCAACCGGCGGGCAGCCTACCTCTTTCAGCAGGATGTGCTGCTCCCGTGGAAGACCGCGCTCGACAACGTTATCCTCGGCCCGCTCCTGCGGCGGCAGCCCCGGGACGAGGCGGAGACCCTGGCCCGCCGGTGGCTGGCGCGCGTGGGGCTCGCGGGTTTCGACAACCGGTATCCTCACCAGCTGTCCGGCGGCATGCGCAAGCGCGTCGCCCTCGCGCAGAGCCTCATCGTCGGCCCGGAGATTCTGCTGATGGACGAGCCGTTCTCGGCCCTCGACGTGCAGACGCGCGCCCTCATGGAGAACGACCTCCTCAGGATCTGGCAGGACGACCGGAAGACGGTGCTGTTCGTTACCCACGATCTCGAGGAGGCGATCGCGCTGGCCGACCGCGTGCTGGTGCTCTCCGCCGGCCCCGGGGCCCGGATCATCGGCGCGCACCCGGTGGCGCTCGCCCGGCCGCGGGACGTCACCGAGGTCCGGCTCGATCCGGCCTTCCAGGACGTGTACCGCGCCGTGTGGGGACAACTGCGGGGCGAGGTACTGCGCGCCTACGCGGACGCGATTCCCTCTCAGGCGGGCGGGCCGAGCGCGGCGGCCGGTCGGGCGACATGA
- a CDS encoding ABC transporter permease codes for MTGAGRLLPYQVGVLFAALIAWQLTTQHRWVDPFFFSQPSAIARRVGEWFGSGFIYRHLWTTAVETVLAFLIGAGLGVAVGFWFARHPTLSGIFDPYLKIANALPRVVLAPIFTLWFGLGVLSKVAFGVTLVFFIVFFNTYQGVREVDTNLLNNVRMLGASERDLVRHVLLPSALVWILSSLHTSVGLALVGAVVGEYLGAGRGLGYVIAQSEGTFDTTGVFAGMAVLAAFTLLIDLIVTGIERRLLAWKPHAAGERP; via the coding sequence ATGACGGGGGCCGGACGCCTGCTGCCCTACCAGGTCGGCGTCCTGTTCGCCGCGTTGATTGCGTGGCAGCTCACGACGCAGCACCGGTGGGTGGACCCGTTCTTCTTCAGCCAGCCGTCCGCCATCGCCCGGCGCGTCGGCGAGTGGTTCGGGAGCGGATTCATCTACCGGCACTTGTGGACGACGGCCGTGGAGACGGTCCTGGCGTTCCTCATCGGGGCCGGGCTCGGCGTGGCGGTCGGGTTCTGGTTCGCGAGGCATCCCACGCTGTCCGGCATCTTCGATCCCTATCTCAAGATCGCCAACGCGCTGCCCCGCGTCGTCCTCGCGCCGATCTTCACCCTCTGGTTCGGCCTCGGCGTGCTCTCCAAGGTCGCGTTCGGCGTCACGCTCGTGTTCTTCATCGTGTTCTTCAACACGTACCAGGGCGTCCGCGAGGTCGATACCAATCTGCTGAACAACGTCCGCATGCTGGGCGCGAGCGAGCGCGATCTGGTGCGGCACGTGCTGCTGCCGTCCGCGCTCGTCTGGATCCTGAGCAGCCTGCACACCAGCGTGGGCTTGGCCCTCGTCGGCGCGGTGGTCGGCGAATACCTCGGCGCCGGACGGGGCCTCGGGTACGTCATCGCGCAGTCGGAAGGCACGTTCGACACGACCGGCGTCTTTGCGGGGATGGCTGTGCTCGCCGCGTTCACGCTCCTGATCGACCTGATCGTCACCGGCATCGAGCGCCGGCTGCTGGCGTGGAAGCCGCACGCCGCGGGCGAGCGGCCGTAG
- a CDS encoding ABC transporter substrate-binding protein, with translation MRKALVAALVLGLLVVLAAGPGGAQVEKSRLTLAVGGQPLYIYLPVTLASQLGYFKDAGVDVDIVDLAGGAKALEALLGGSADVVCGFIDHTIEMQAQGKSIRMFALYDRYPGLVLAVTKAGQTRGIKSAADLRGAKIGITAPGSSTQFFAQYLLSKNGIPVDQESYIGIGTAATAVAAARRGAVDALVNVDPTITILTKSGDATVLADTRTTLGTLRVFGGPYPAGGLYATPAFLDRNPRTAQALATASVRALHWIKTHSAAEIADRMPAQFYQSDKALYVTSLGENLQMFSPDGRVTLTGVQTIAKVLSQFDRTVVANATRINPSLAFTNQFVDQAHKTLGF, from the coding sequence ATGCGCAAGGCACTCGTCGCCGCCCTGGTGCTCGGACTGCTGGTCGTGCTCGCGGCCGGGCCGGGCGGCGCGCAGGTCGAGAAGTCCAGGCTCACGCTCGCGGTGGGCGGGCAGCCGCTGTACATCTACCTCCCGGTGACGCTCGCATCGCAGCTCGGCTACTTCAAGGACGCCGGCGTCGACGTCGACATCGTCGATCTTGCCGGCGGCGCCAAGGCGCTCGAGGCGCTGCTCGGCGGCAGCGCCGACGTCGTCTGCGGATTCATCGACCACACCATCGAGATGCAGGCGCAGGGCAAGTCGATCCGCATGTTCGCCCTCTACGACCGCTACCCGGGGCTCGTGCTCGCCGTGACGAAGGCCGGGCAGACGCGCGGCATCAAGTCGGCCGCGGATCTGCGCGGCGCGAAGATCGGCATCACGGCTCCCGGGAGCAGCACGCAGTTCTTCGCCCAGTACCTGCTGTCGAAGAACGGCATCCCGGTCGACCAGGAATCCTACATCGGCATCGGCACCGCGGCCACCGCGGTCGCCGCCGCGCGCCGCGGCGCGGTGGACGCCCTCGTCAACGTCGATCCCACGATCACCATTCTCACGAAGAGCGGGGACGCAACGGTGCTCGCCGACACCCGCACGACGCTCGGCACGCTGCGCGTCTTCGGCGGGCCGTATCCCGCCGGCGGCCTCTATGCGACGCCGGCGTTTCTCGACCGGAATCCCAGGACGGCGCAGGCGCTCGCGACCGCGTCCGTGCGCGCCCTGCACTGGATCAAGACCCACTCCGCGGCCGAGATCGCGGACCGCATGCCGGCGCAGTTCTATCAGTCGGACAAAGCGCTCTACGTGACCTCGCTGGGGGAGAATCTGCAGATGTTCTCACCGGACGGCCGGGTGACGCTCACCGGCGTGCAGACGATCGCCAAGGTGCTCTCGCAATTCGACCGCACCGTGGTCGCCAACGCCACGCGGATCAATCCGAGCCTCGCGTTCACGAACCAGTTCGTCGACCAGGCGCACAAGACGCTGGGATTCTAA
- a CDS encoding Ku protein yields the protein MRPVWRGYVSFGLVTIPVKLYTATEEKDVRFRLLHSTCLTPIKNQRYCPHHETVIEWSDVVRGYEVSKGRFVTVTDEELDAIPIDTSGNVNIAGFVELQEIDPVYYERSYYVVPDEGGAKAFVLLQEALNQANRVAIGKVVMREKEHLVSLRPHQAAMVMSTLYYADEVRAVSAIDEVPADVKVHPNERKMAGQLIDSLAIEFHPEEFKDEYRQAVLALIEAKGKGEAVPEVKAKAPGKVVDLMEALRRSVEMAQQRPAGSRPSRAAGGQRRAAAGGMHERPR from the coding sequence GTGCGACCGGTCTGGCGCGGCTACGTGAGCTTCGGCCTGGTGACAATCCCCGTGAAGCTCTATACTGCCACGGAGGAAAAGGACGTCCGCTTCCGCCTGCTCCACAGCACCTGCCTCACGCCGATCAAGAACCAGCGCTACTGCCCGCACCACGAGACCGTGATCGAGTGGAGCGACGTCGTCCGCGGCTATGAGGTCAGCAAGGGCCGCTTCGTCACCGTGACCGACGAGGAGCTGGACGCGATTCCGATCGACACGAGCGGCAACGTCAACATCGCGGGGTTTGTCGAACTGCAGGAAATCGACCCCGTCTACTACGAGCGGTCCTACTACGTCGTCCCCGACGAGGGCGGCGCCAAGGCGTTTGTCCTGCTCCAGGAGGCGCTCAATCAGGCCAACCGCGTCGCGATCGGCAAGGTCGTCATGCGCGAGAAGGAGCATCTCGTGTCGCTGCGCCCGCACCAGGCCGCGATGGTGATGTCGACGCTTTACTATGCCGACGAGGTGCGCGCCGTCTCCGCGATCGACGAGGTGCCGGCCGACGTGAAGGTCCATCCCAACGAGCGCAAGATGGCCGGCCAGCTCATCGACAGCCTGGCGATCGAGTTCCATCCGGAGGAGTTCAAGGACGAATACCGGCAGGCCGTGCTCGCCCTGATCGAGGCGAAGGGCAAGGGCGAAGCGGTTCCCGAGGTCAAGGCCAAAGCCCCGGGCAAGGTCGTCGATCTCATGGAGGCGCTGCGGCGCAGCGTGGAGATGGCGCAGCAGCGGCCGGCCGGCTCGAGGCCGTCGCGCGCCGCCGGCGGACAGCGGCGCGCCGCCGCGGGGGGCATGCACGAACGGCCGCGCTAG
- a CDS encoding helix-turn-helix transcriptional regulator has translation MPKPTFGQRLKEARLAVGLTQEALGRPDFTKGFISLLEHDRAKPSVASLERIAARLGRPVSYFLDGGETVISARFLDVLRSRGRAELTHRRFDAALATFEEMRRVAAGPRDALAELHAGLGEGEALLGLARLDEARSRLQDACDRSRSVGARFVECRACRCLADIEFAGGHSGRAVSLYRAALDVAAQLDGAEPSLRGEIHLRLGAALVRMGRLDEAAEAFAEARTIFEEATRPDRVGEALYGLGSVLVKDGDYDGAMLQFERAQGLFEQYADLRNLSSVRDHAGALLMQMGRPADAAAHFDASLAVKQRVGDVAGECRTLTELARCVDARGEPARAAELAERAVARSREAGLRDEEARAQAVLGSLAAAAGDLKAAQRALSAAARHCEDADLTVDLVTIYKELANVAGLAGRYKEATAYHERAFRLLQAVKAPDIVAAVHSAGAAGRGRHRSNGA, from the coding sequence GTGCCTAAGCCGACGTTCGGTCAACGGTTGAAGGAAGCCCGGCTCGCCGTTGGCCTGACCCAGGAGGCGCTCGGCCGCCCCGACTTTACCAAGGGCTTTATCAGTCTCCTCGAGCACGACCGTGCGAAACCGTCGGTGGCGTCGCTGGAGCGCATCGCGGCGCGGCTCGGCCGTCCCGTCTCGTACTTTCTCGACGGCGGCGAGACGGTGATCTCCGCCAGGTTCCTCGACGTGCTGCGCAGCCGGGGCCGCGCCGAGTTGACGCACCGGCGCTTCGACGCCGCGCTGGCGACCTTCGAAGAGATGCGGCGGGTTGCCGCCGGCCCGCGCGACGCCCTCGCGGAGCTGCACGCCGGGCTCGGTGAAGGCGAAGCGCTGCTCGGGCTCGCTCGCCTCGACGAGGCGCGGAGCCGCCTCCAGGACGCGTGCGATCGGTCGCGCAGCGTCGGCGCCAGGTTCGTCGAATGCCGCGCGTGCCGCTGCCTCGCGGACATCGAATTCGCCGGCGGGCACAGTGGACGGGCGGTGTCGCTTTATCGGGCCGCGTTGGACGTCGCGGCGCAGCTCGACGGCGCCGAGCCGTCGCTCCGCGGTGAGATTCATCTCCGGCTGGGGGCGGCGCTCGTCCGCATGGGGCGTCTCGACGAGGCGGCGGAGGCGTTCGCTGAAGCGAGAACGATCTTCGAAGAAGCCACCCGGCCCGACCGCGTCGGCGAAGCCCTGTACGGGCTCGGCAGCGTGCTCGTGAAGGACGGCGATTACGACGGCGCCATGCTCCAGTTCGAGCGGGCCCAGGGGCTGTTCGAGCAGTACGCGGATCTTCGCAACCTGTCGTCCGTGCGTGATCACGCCGGCGCGTTGTTGATGCAGATGGGGCGTCCGGCCGACGCCGCGGCGCACTTCGATGCCAGTCTGGCCGTCAAGCAACGCGTCGGTGACGTCGCGGGAGAGTGCCGGACGCTCACCGAGCTTGCGCGATGCGTCGATGCCCGCGGAGAGCCGGCTCGGGCCGCGGAGCTCGCCGAGCGCGCCGTGGCTCGGAGCCGCGAGGCGGGCCTTCGCGACGAGGAAGCGCGCGCGCAGGCCGTGCTCGGCTCGCTGGCCGCGGCGGCCGGCGACCTGAAAGCGGCGCAGCGCGCACTGTCCGCCGCGGCACGGCACTGCGAAGACGCCGATTTGACCGTGGACTTGGTGACGATCTACAAGGAACTCGCCAACGTGGCCGGGCTCGCGGGCCGCTACAAGGAAGCGACCGCGTACCACGAGCGCGCCTTCAGGTTGCTGCAGGCCGTGAAGGCGCCGGACATCGTCGCGGCGGTGCACTCCGCCGGTGCCGCGGGGCGGGGGCGGCACCGCTCGAACGGAGCGTAG
- a CDS encoding MerR family transcriptional regulator, whose amino-acid sequence MTEPQHRMEDVVKRTGLTPRAIRYYEEVGLLAAASRTAGGFRLFTEDDIATLLRIKELQALLGFSLAEIKESLHIDAMRAELRQAYAQATDLEGRLAVIAQAETLLESQIGTIDERARRLTQLRQEYSERLARLRAVRTQVLEERPEGEPSR is encoded by the coding sequence ATGACGGAGCCGCAGCATCGGATGGAAGACGTGGTCAAGCGGACCGGCCTCACCCCGCGCGCCATCCGATATTACGAAGAGGTCGGCCTGCTGGCCGCGGCGTCCCGGACGGCCGGCGGTTTCCGCCTGTTCACCGAGGACGACATCGCCACGCTGCTGCGGATCAAGGAGCTGCAGGCGTTGCTCGGGTTCTCGCTCGCCGAAATCAAGGAGAGCCTTCACATCGACGCCATGCGCGCGGAACTGCGGCAGGCGTACGCGCAGGCGACCGACCTGGAGGGCCGCCTCGCGGTCATCGCGCAGGCCGAGACGCTGCTCGAGTCGCAGATCGGCACGATCGACGAGCGCGCCCGGCGCCTGACGCAACTGCGGCAGGAGTACTCCGAGCGGCTCGCCCGGCTGCGCGCGGTTCGCACGCAGGTCCTGGAAGAACGTCCCGAGGGGGAGCCGTCCCGATGA